The stretch of DNA ATTACTTCTCTGcagttctttctcctttttttttttttactttgaaactGAGGATTCAGTAGAAAAGTGGAAATTTCAGTACTGATGTGCATTATATCCATCTACTAGGGGAGGAATTTATTTCTACTTCTCTACCTCAGGTTTTATTGAGAGAAATAACATTTGCTGTGGTAACTGTTTAAGTGGAGAGGTAGGAAAAGCAAGAGTGAAAGAATATGGTTTTGTTAGTCCTCTGCCACCTCCTGTGAGCAATCTGTGAGCAATCAGCCTTTGGAAATTGAGTGTAGTGCTGTGGAAGAAGCCCACTGTTCAGCTAATGGCATTGGGTTCTGGGTTCCCTGTTGTCAGCTTGCTGTGGAAGGGAAGTAGTTGTGCAGCTGCTCTAAATCCCATTTGTAATTGCAGCACCTTGGTTGTAAAGCAGAAGCTGCCTGGGGTCTACGTGCAGCCGTCTTACCGATCAGCATTAAGTAAGTTTAAACTTAACtttaccattttctttttatagacACACTTATATATTTAAATTCTTTCACTCAAGCAAACTCTCTCACTTGCAGTGTGGTTTGGTGTAATATTCATAAGACACGGGCTCTACCAGGATGGTGTGTTTAAATTCACTGTCTATATTCCTGACAATTACCCAGATGGAGACAGCCCGGTAAGTGCTTGCGTATGTCTtgggtttttcttgttttctggtgTTTTAAGCATGACTCTTTTTGTAAAGCTAATATGCCCATTAGCTTCTGATTTCCTTCAGCTAGTTTTGTTCAGTTGGCAGGGCTTGTTTGCTATGTCTTGTACATATTTCCTAACATCTGTGGAGTAATCGTGTTACTCTGATTACTGAGACTGGTGTAGAATGAACTTCTGAGGTTGGATGCATTAGAGTGTTAAGTAATCAACCAGTTCTTTACCTCTGCTCTTCGTCTGCTGCTTCCTTGGCTGGGAAGTTAACGTTGAAACACTTAAGTGTCCAAATTCTGAGAAGCAATGTAATGGAACATAAAATCCAGGTGTCTGTGCTCTGCTTGCTGTAGTGCTGCAGGATTTCTTGCCTGTGTCTCCTCTAAACTGCACTCAAAGAACCAAAAGAACTTGAGGAGTAGATTGGTgaaacagagagaagagatGGTATGGTGTTACCTTCTAtctctgctttgtctttttctctttaggGAAAAATATCCATGTTATTACAtcaattaaattaaaatggagACTTGTTGCAATCTGGCTgtccagagcagagcagagcagacagCCCTCTTAGCCACATTTCTTGAAGAGCAGGACTGAGGGACAGGTGTATGTAGGGACAGGAGCTGAGAACAAGTTGCTGTGTCAGGAAGCTGTCTGTGTGGTGTCAAGTTTTGTGTAAAGCTGTCTCATCTTTAAAAGGAGATAACTAGGAGGAGCAGTTTCTTTCAAAGATTGGACTTAAATATCTCTCCTACAACCATTGTTGTTTTGCTAGCACAGGGCTTTAAAGCCTTCCAGTTGAAACTAagttttcttttggaagaagGCAAGAACACCAGAGGAAGCTCAGGGTGCAGAACTGAAGGCTCTGTTGTGTCACTGCACAGGGGACTTACAAATGTGCAGGGTAAAGAAAGTATTGATTGTAGCTGAAATATGTAAAAAGCTTTCAGTCACAAACAGCTAAATGAGGAAAAACTCCTCTAAACTGATCTCATGTGACATTGTTACCTGTGTTGGCACTGGTGCCTGTGCAGTTAGCTGCATTAGTTTCCTGATTTGGTGATAAGCATGTGAGAGAGGACAAGACCCTGCATGTAATGTGGGTGCATGGGGTTACAGTTTCACTGTTGGTATAAATCACTTCAGATTGCTTTCTTTTAATACAATAACAATCAGTATTTGGAAGCAACATCTGCCTGACCTTCCCCCGGTGGCTTTAACATTACCATAATGAATTCCTTTTTTCTGATGCAGCGCTTGGTTTTTGATCTGCCCGTCTTCCACCCGCTGGTAGATCCTTTATCTGGGGAACTGGATGTGAAAAGAGCATTTGCAAAGTGGAGGTTAGTGGTAACATGCTGATGTAGCGTTTGAAAGACGTTTGTTCCTTTCTTCATTGTGTTCCGCTCTTTTTAGGCGAAATCATAATCACATATGGCAGATATTAATGTATGCTCGCAGAGTCTTCTACAAGATCGATACGACCAGTCCTCTGAACCctgaggctgcagtgctgtAAGTATCAGACATACTCTCAACAGATTTGTACATAGACTTACTTGCAGAAACGAAAGGTTTAGAGATTGTTTATCATTTGATAGACTCTACCTCCAGAGCCTGTTGCACTAGGAGATCAAGTTCAGGCTTTGCCAAAATCTGTCTGTGCTTCTAGAGCAAACCTGTGCCTCCCTGCAGATACTTAACGTTACCTCCTTCTCTCTTGCAGGTATGAAAAAGATATCCAGCTGTTCAAAAGTAAAGTGGTGGACAGTGTCAAACTATGCAGCAGTCATTTATTTGATCAGCCCAAAATAGAGGATCCCTATGCAATCGTGTAAGTACCGTGAGCAAATTCACCATGTCTTAAGGTTTTGAGAACAAGCTTTGGTGTAGTTGTTGATTTGAAGCCTTTCTCTGCCAAGTTGACTGAcctgttttttcttacatttataGTAATATTTTGATTATTGTGTTTAGTATTGAGTGAATCTTAAAGGTTATCAGGCACTTGGGTTTGCAGTGTTTCTGCTAAGCAaccaaaacttaaaaaaaatgctaacaAAATGCCAAACCAATCaacaccaaaccaaacaaataagaGCCACAAAACATCCCACTTCCTTCAAGTAGAGGTACCCATAAAAGAAATACTGCTTTGGGGCTTTCTTGAACTCCATTTGCATGCCTGTAGCTTTGGTCATTACTTCAAAAATCCTTTAATCTTGACTGCATGGGGGATGGAGCAGTCAGCTCCAGAATGAATGAGCTGTGTCTGTTGTAGCACCTGCTCAATTGCCAGTTCTCATGGCAAACAAAATTGAAAACCTAAATATTTTGTGTTGGTAAGATCTGTGACAATGTGAATTTGGTTCTTAACTGTATGTTTTAACATGGAAAACTCAGGCTTGTCGGTCACTTGAAATTCAACAAACTAAACCAATGAAAACTGCTGCTCTGTCTGTGCTGTAGTTTGCCAAAAGGCTGAGGTAACTGTGCTTTCCCCACAGTTTTTCCCCATGGAACCCAGCTATACATGATGAAGCCAGAGAGAAGATGCTGACGCAGAAGGTATGTGCAAAGTCCAAATAGTCACTCTAGTAAGGTTTTATTGTCTGATAAGGGAGGAAAGGTTCTCTGTACAGATAGACCTATTGCACACTGCTTGGATCAGCAGCCATGCTGAGACTGACTTGGTCTCCTGATGAAGTAGTTATGTTGCTGTTCTAATGTCAGTGTGTTAAGCAATTAACACTGTGCTCAACTCcattcagcagctccctgtccttcttgaactgaggggcccagggctgaacacagtattccagatgtggtgtcacaaaggcagagtagagggagaggagaacctctctcaacctactgcccacagtccttctaatacatcccaggatgccattgtctttcttggccacaagggcacattgctggctcatgctcatcctgccgcccaccagcacccccaggtccctttcccctacactgctctctaagagttcattccccagcctgtactggtacatggggttgttctttcccagatgcaagactctacacttgtctttgttgaatttcattagatttctctccacccaaccctccagcctgtccaggtctcattgaatggcagcacagccttctggggtgtcagccactcccccttCTTTCTGGAGAACCGGGAAACCTGGCAGATAGTGCAGTGGTGCCAGGCCCCTGCCTTCCTGCAAAAGACACTACTCAGAGCAGTTTTATGGTGTGGTTGGGTGACAGTACACAAACCAAGTCATTGAAACTCTCCTGTATTGCCGGGGTAGTTCTACAGGTGCTACATGTCCCCAGAAATTAAACCACTAGCCattctcctgctcctctgaggAGAGGAATCTGCCTGGCCTCTTAGGTAAAatggctggggagggctgtgagAGGCTTTGTGCTATCTGGCAATTCTGACTGTAACTTTGTTCTCCctagaagaagccggaagagcaGCACTGCAAAAGCATGCACGTCTCTGGGCTGTCCTGGGTCAAGCCTGGCTCGGTCCAGCCTTTCAGCAAAGAAGAGAAGACGATGCCTACTTAGCTCTTCTGGAGGATGGTGCACAAAACACTTTCTGTGGGTGGAGGGAATGTAATGGAGGGAGAAACGGCAAAGCAGCAGTTTCCTTCTTGACTACGGATTAGTGGAACTGAGCGGTAGCAGCGACTCCAGTAAACCTGTTGAATGGATTTACTGACTCGTAATGTTTTACATATGCATTAGGTTTTAAAGGCTTGCCTGGAGTTTGGGAGTCTCTCTTGAACACTGCAGTACTTCTACCTGAAGGCTGTGTAGGGTGGGTAATTCCTCAGGGCTCTGGGATGCCTGGaggttttgggttggtttttaagtttttatttttcccctccaggaacagcaattttttttttttaaaaaaaggtaaattacTGGCAGAAATATTAGCATTGGGAATATGATGCCAGAGGTAAGCTGTGCTCATGTAAACTAATATAGCAGAGTTAAACACTATATTTAATGGTTTTAAATACTTTTGGTTTCTATTGTAAATATATTAGAATTTGAAATTGTAAATAGACGGTTCGGTGATTCCATTTAGCACTTTTCAGAGGTAAATCTGGGGATGATGGATGATGTATTACTGATCTGTAAGTGG from Colius striatus isolate bColStr4 chromosome 14, bColStr4.1.hap1, whole genome shotgun sequence encodes:
- the AKTIP gene encoding AKT-interacting protein isoform X1 codes for the protein MNPFWSMSTGSVRKRPDAEEKTLSGELRTSPLRTSTKKQLPSIPKNAVPITKPASPATSAQSTNGTHASYGPFYLEYSLLAEFTLVVKQKLPGVYVQPSYRSALMWFGVIFIRHGLYQDGVFKFTVYIPDNYPDGDSPRLVFDLPVFHPLVDPLSGELDVKRAFAKWRRNHNHIWQILMYARRVFYKIDTTSPLNPEAAVLYEKDIQLFKSKVVDSVKLCSSHLFDQPKIEDPYAIVFSPWNPAIHDEAREKMLTQKKKPEEQHCKSMHVSGLSWVKPGSVQPFSKEEKTMPT
- the AKTIP gene encoding AKT-interacting protein isoform X2 — translated: MNPFWSMSTGSVRKRPDAEEKTLSGELRTSPLRTSTKKQLPSIPKNAVPITKPASPATSAQSTNGTHASYGPFYLEYSLLAEFTLVVKQKLPGVYVQPSYRSALMWFGVIFIRHGLYQDGVFKFTVYIPDNYPDGDSPRLVFDLPVFHPLVDPLSGELDVKRAFAKWRRNHNHIWQILMYARRVFYKIDTTSPLNPEAAVLYEKDIQLFKSKVVDSVKLCSSHLFDQPKIEDPYAIVFSPWNPAIHDEAREKMLTQKKPEEQHCKSMHVSGLSWVKPGSVQPFSKEEKTMPT